The Roseicyclus marinus genome has a segment encoding these proteins:
- a CDS encoding zinc-binding dehydrogenase: MPRQIRAAVCRAFGAPLDLEILTLRDPGPAEIEVQIEAVAICHSDISWIDGAWGGALPAVYGHEAAGRITALGPGTAGLVLGERVLVTLIRACGSCLDCLSGRPVYCSDKPATAPKLTDASGQPVDAVMDCGAFAERVIVHRSQIAPLGETISPHCGCLLACGVPTGVGAVVNTASVRPGDVVVVIGAGGVGLNAIQGARIAGAARIVAMDLEPTKLDDARAFGATDVIPATEPKPWRALSAITGGRLAAHVFVTVGAIPAYDMALRLLAPGGTAYAVGMPHSGATSAYEPVILAALGQGLRGTKMGDVVLGRDIPWMVDLHAQNRLKLQELVSGQWPFDQINAAIADTRAGQARRNVLTFPP; this comes from the coding sequence ATGCCAAGACAAATTCGCGCCGCGGTCTGTCGTGCCTTCGGCGCGCCGCTCGACCTCGAGATCCTCACCCTGCGCGATCCCGGCCCCGCCGAAATCGAGGTGCAGATCGAGGCCGTCGCGATCTGCCATTCCGACATTTCCTGGATCGATGGCGCATGGGGCGGCGCGCTGCCGGCCGTTTATGGCCACGAGGCGGCGGGCCGGATCACGGCGCTCGGGCCCGGTACGGCGGGCCTTGTCTTGGGGGAACGGGTGCTTGTCACCCTGATCCGTGCCTGCGGGTCCTGCCTCGATTGCCTGAGCGGTCGGCCCGTCTATTGCAGCGACAAACCCGCGACCGCGCCGAAACTGACCGATGCATCCGGCCAGCCGGTCGATGCGGTGATGGATTGCGGGGCCTTTGCCGAACGGGTGATCGTCCATCGCTCGCAGATCGCCCCCTTGGGCGAAACCATTTCCCCCCATTGCGGATGTCTTCTGGCGTGCGGCGTGCCCACGGGGGTCGGTGCCGTCGTCAATACCGCCTCTGTCCGGCCCGGCGATGTCGTGGTGGTGATCGGGGCGGGCGGCGTCGGTCTGAACGCGATCCAGGGCGCGCGGATCGCGGGCGCGGCCCGGATCGTTGCCATGGATCTCGAACCCACCAAGCTCGACGATGCCCGTGCCTTTGGCGCGACCGACGTGATCCCGGCCACCGAGCCCAAACCCTGGCGCGCGCTCTCGGCCATCACCGGCGGGCGGCTTGCGGCCCATGTCTTCGTCACCGTGGGGGCGATCCCCGCCTATGACATGGCGCTGCGTCTGCTTGCGCCGGGCGGCACGGCCTATGCGGTGGGCATGCCCCATTCAGGGGCCACTTCGGCCTATGAACCCGTCATCCTCGCGGCCCTGGGCCAGGGCCTGCGCGGGACCAAGATGGGGGATGTGGTTCTCGGCCGTGACATTCCCTGGATGGTCGATCTCCATGCCCAGAATCGCCTCAAGCTTCAGGAGCTTGTCTCCGGCCAATGGCCCTTCGACCAGATCAACGCGGCCATCGCCGATACACGCGCCGGACAGGCGCGCCGCAATGTCCTGACCTTCCCGCCCTAA